The following are encoded together in the Capsulimonas corticalis genome:
- a CDS encoding L-fucose/L-arabinose isomerase family protein — MKIGLFGIGLETYWPQFPDLRPKLEACQRRVHERLMRDDVQVVDAGLVDSPRKARAAADMFRREDVEIIFLYISTYALSSTVLPVVQKAGVPVVVLNLQPAAAIDYNRFNALGDRGKMTGEWLAYCQACSAPEIAGVFLRAGIAFHLVTGTLDDAVAWAEIDGWVAAAQTASRMRQNRVGVLGHYYGGMLDVYSDMTQQSAVFGCHFEVLEMCELKALRDEVTPFQVDAKFTQFCAEFDVQPQCAADEMERAARTSVALDMLVERHGLGSLAYYYEGWDGNEYENIVTSVIAGNSLLTAHGVPVAGEYEIKNVQAMKIMDLLGAGGSFSEFYAMDFDDDVVLLGHDGPAHIAIADGPVKLVPLSVYHGKPGKGLSIEMQVRNGPVTLLSVVQDGQGKLKLLSAEGESTPGPILQIGNTNSRYRFSLGAREFVNRWCQAGPAHHCAIGVGHLGAVLDKVAAIFGIDHIRIG; from the coding sequence ATGAAAATCGGATTGTTTGGAATTGGGCTGGAGACTTATTGGCCGCAGTTCCCGGATCTGCGGCCCAAGCTGGAAGCCTGCCAGCGCCGAGTCCACGAGCGGCTCATGCGTGACGATGTTCAGGTGGTGGACGCGGGTCTTGTCGATTCGCCGCGGAAGGCCCGCGCGGCGGCGGATATGTTCCGTCGCGAGGATGTGGAGATCATCTTTCTTTACATTTCGACCTACGCCTTGAGCTCGACGGTGCTGCCGGTCGTGCAAAAAGCGGGCGTCCCCGTCGTGGTTCTCAATCTTCAGCCGGCCGCCGCCATCGATTACAATCGGTTCAACGCTCTTGGCGATCGGGGCAAAATGACCGGTGAATGGCTTGCCTACTGCCAGGCGTGCTCCGCCCCCGAGATCGCCGGCGTTTTTCTTCGGGCGGGAATCGCCTTTCATCTCGTGACGGGAACACTGGACGACGCCGTCGCCTGGGCGGAGATCGACGGCTGGGTCGCCGCCGCCCAGACGGCGTCCCGGATGCGGCAAAATCGAGTCGGAGTGCTCGGTCATTACTATGGCGGGATGCTGGACGTCTACAGCGATATGACTCAGCAATCCGCCGTGTTCGGCTGTCACTTCGAGGTTCTGGAGATGTGTGAGCTGAAGGCGCTGCGCGACGAAGTCACGCCGTTCCAAGTCGACGCCAAGTTTACGCAGTTCTGCGCGGAATTCGACGTGCAGCCGCAGTGCGCCGCCGATGAAATGGAGCGCGCCGCCCGAACTTCGGTGGCGCTGGATATGCTGGTGGAGCGCCACGGTCTCGGCTCGCTGGCCTATTACTACGAAGGCTGGGACGGCAACGAATACGAAAATATCGTCACCTCCGTCATCGCCGGCAACTCCCTGCTCACCGCTCACGGCGTTCCCGTGGCGGGAGAGTATGAGATCAAAAACGTCCAGGCGATGAAGATCATGGATCTCCTGGGGGCCGGCGGCTCCTTCTCGGAGTTTTACGCGATGGATTTCGACGATGATGTTGTTCTGCTCGGCCATGATGGGCCGGCGCATATCGCGATCGCCGACGGTCCGGTCAAGCTCGTCCCGCTGTCGGTTTACCATGGCAAGCCCGGCAAAGGGCTCAGTATCGAAATGCAGGTGAGAAACGGTCCGGTGACGCTGCTCTCCGTCGTTCAGGATGGGCAGGGCAAGCTGAAATTGCTCAGCGCGGAGGGGGAGTCGACGCCGGGGCCGATCCTGCAAATCGGCAACACGAATAGCCGCTATCGCTTTTCGCTGGGCGCGCGCGAGTTCGTGAACCGATGGTGTCAGGCCGGGCCGGCGCACCATTGCGCCATCGGCGTCGGACATCTCGGCGCTGTTCTGGACAAGGTGGCCGCGATCTTCGGGATCGACCACATCCGCATCGGCTAA
- a CDS encoding helix-turn-helix transcriptional regulator has product MKYFSRYIPLTDEARRQSLYVLASGYTIIPPHTPYPPSIHPADHQFRWEQGRMLREYQLVYIARGGGVFESRSAGRRRIEAGTLFMLFPGEWHRYSPDAEIGWDEYWVAFQGPTAETLVSESSLTCAEPLLGAPLSDRIQYEFVQIMEEMRREAIGYQKVIGARTMLILATATASVLRHEFEGASVLGAIERGKGVLFEQIDRNVNMEEMAAELGVGYSLFRKAFRQYTGMSPAQYHLELRVNEASHLLRTTTLPVAKVAMRLGFDSASYFCRIFKKKTGQTPCEYRMGTQGIDDPGLYLTRSLT; this is encoded by the coding sequence ATGAAATATTTCTCGCGTTATATCCCTCTCACCGACGAAGCGCGGCGACAAAGCCTTTATGTCCTTGCGAGCGGATACACAATCATTCCGCCGCACACTCCGTATCCGCCCAGCATTCATCCCGCCGATCATCAATTCCGCTGGGAGCAGGGCCGCATGCTGCGGGAGTATCAACTGGTCTATATCGCGCGCGGCGGCGGCGTGTTTGAATCCCGCTCCGCCGGCCGCCGCCGGATCGAGGCGGGCACGCTCTTTATGCTCTTTCCGGGCGAGTGGCACCGATATAGTCCCGATGCGGAAATTGGGTGGGACGAATACTGGGTGGCGTTTCAGGGGCCAACGGCGGAGACACTGGTGTCGGAATCGTCGCTGACTTGCGCCGAGCCCTTGCTGGGCGCCCCGCTCAGCGATCGGATCCAGTACGAGTTCGTCCAGATCATGGAGGAGATGCGCCGGGAAGCCATCGGTTATCAGAAGGTCATCGGCGCTCGGACCATGCTGATCCTCGCCACCGCGACCGCCTCCGTCCTGCGCCATGAATTCGAAGGCGCCAGCGTTCTCGGCGCCATCGAGCGCGGAAAAGGCGTGCTCTTCGAGCAAATCGACCGGAATGTCAACATGGAGGAAATGGCCGCCGAACTCGGCGTCGGCTACTCTCTTTTCCGCAAAGCCTTCCGGCAATACACCGGCATGTCTCCCGCCCAGTACCATCTGGAGCTTCGCGTCAACGAAGCCAGCCACCTCCTGCGCACGACGACGCTCCCGGTGGCGAAAGTCGCCATGCGGCTCGGGTTTGACTCCGCCAGCTACTTCTGCCGCATCTTCAAAAAGAAGACCGGACAGACGCCCTGCGAATACCGCATGGGGACGCAAGGGATCGATGATCCGGGATTGTATCTTACGAGATCTCTAACGTGA